From the Eleutherodactylus coqui strain aEleCoq1 unplaced genomic scaffold, aEleCoq1.hap1 HAP1_SCAFFOLD_737, whole genome shotgun sequence genome, the window CAATCTGGTTTCTTCTCTGCGTGAATTTTCTTATAAGTTTCAAAATTTGATTTCTTTGTAAATCATTTGCCATATATAGAAAATCAAAATATTCagttgtgtgaattctttgatgatcCATAAATTTAGCTTTAGCAATAacacttttcccacattctgcacatgaatacggcttctctacTGTGTGGCttctctcatgtctaacaagTTCTGACTtatttataaaacatttccctcattctgcacatgaatacggcttctctcctgtgtgacttttcTCATGTATAACAAGATCAGATTTCTTTATAAAACAatttccacattctaaacatatAAATgttctctctcctgtgtgaattctctcatgtttaaGAAGATCTGATTTacttgcaaaacatttcccacattctgaacatgaatacggtttctctcctgtgtgacttctgtcATGTGTAACAAGTTCTGACTtatttataaaacatttcccacattctgaacatgaatacggcttctctcctgtgtgaattttttcATGTCTTACAAGATGAGATTTTTTAATAAAAGACTTCTGACAAtatgaacatgaatacggcttctctcctgtgtgacttctgtcATGTATAACAAGAACTGATTTTTttataaaacctttcccacatttaaAACAtgtaaatggtttctctcctgtgtgaattctctcatgatcCTTAACTTTGGCTTtagtagtaaaacatttcccacattctgcacacgaatacggcttctctcctgtgtggcttctctcatgtataacaagatgtgatttataaatgaaacatttcccacattccgtacatgaatacggcttctccccgGTGTGACTTCTCCTGTGTGTGTAAAGATTTGAGCTGTTTGCAAACTGTTTTCCACATTCACCACATTGGAACTTCTTTCCCACTTTCTGCCCCACAGTTGTGGTAGCCATCTGTGATTGGTCAGAAGGTTCCTCATGATTAGGTGGATTACATGATGTATCTGTAGTGTAAAGTCCTGGAGGTACATTGATggtaatgaggttttctcctgaagAGCGCTGCACcatatcttcatcttctacctTATAATGTACCGATAACATGAGGTTTCCCTCAGACGTCGCACCGGGATTGTCTgtcaggatttaaaaaaatgaattatatGTTTTGATTTTTAGGTCTGAAAGTCGACATAAGTATTACATTCCTATTCGGTTGGAAACACACAGGTAGCTTTTGGTGCAgttttaagccaaagccagaaatggatccagcaggaaggagaaagagagaaatcTGCACTTTATGTTTTCTATTCCTCTTGGAATTACTCTTAACTTTGGCAAAAGAAACAATTAAAATCGTCACCAAAAACTGCCCGTGTGATTGAGGCTTTAAATAAGCTTCATATGACATGTTACAGTCCAGGACTCCACTCTACACTCAGTGACTTCTAATACATAAAGAAATACTGGAAAAGACTCATAAATCACAACAGCACAAGCTTGTCTGGTGATCGGCCATCCTCTGCCAGCACATGGGGCCCTTCAGTATCAACcggtgtagaggtgcactacagagaagggcctgtagggggcaacagacaggcattctggtgccggaGAAAAGTGAAAACGCCCACATGTGTGGTCAGGAGGTGGGATAAAAGTGTGCATTCCAGCTACAGTCaggggagatgttggctgagagagccagctcagtggagctggtagggctgctagccccagggtctagtgcagaccaggcAAGGCGGGAGGTTGATAGGGGTGACCACtgtaacctcaacacccaggtgggtTGTATATGGACTTTGTGATCCAGCCTGAGGTGGGAATGCCATCTGTGTGGGCCTGAGCACCCTGGGTCGGGCACCTTATTGGATTATAAGGATGTTGTGTTTTATTTGGAGTGTGCCGTGCCAAATAAAGGCTAAAGATAAGTTTACGTATGTTTGAAGTTCAGTGTGTCCCCTGGAGGACAAAATGGTTACATTGGGCATCACTGCCATACAACTTAGAGGTATTCTGGTGCCAAGTTCataaagtttgactcagagcgGAGCATGCCAACCTCTCCCCACCCGCAGCATGCAGAGGGACAGTTTTCCTCTATACACAAAAGCTGTCAGTCCACATGCTACAGGCGGAGAGAAGCTGGCACAGCCCGCCTCCGGGCATCAGAGCtttatgaacctggtgacagaatccctttaataccGGGACTCTCAATTTAACTATGAAGCAACAGAACAGTGCAGAACACTGCTGCTGTCCAGATAGGCAGGCGAGGCGAGGAACGTCGTTAGCCATTATTCAGCCTCGGCTATGCAGTATGGCGTCGTACTAGCTCGTTCGTCAGGCCACTCACAGAGGAACAGAAGTACAGGCTACTGAAATGAGTGTGCAGAGCAGGAAAGTGCAGGCGGCTAAATATCACGGTGGTCTCCTCCACTCGGAGGCACGCCGATCGGGGGACTCCCAGCTAAACCCCTGTGTTCAGCTTTCCTGATTAGGGCGGAGTGGCCATTTACTAGCCTCCCTTTAACTAGTCTTTGCCTATAGCAGTCTGCAGAACTGATCGCTGTGACAATCGCCTTCATCTAGTATTCCCATGTAACGGCagatgtggagtcactgtgtcatTGACGGACTTGGCTTTTGGGCTCCTCCACGTGTTCCCCTGGCTTTagagggatctggtcttcactgcagggaAGTCCCAAGTTGTGTCTGCAGAATTAGTCTCAGTGCAGCCGAGTAGTACGAAAAGGGACAGGCAAGAAGATAATCGGAAAAACATTCCGAGTTCAATCAATATGACTAACAGGCAGAGCATCAGGACAGATGGCGTTCAGACTAGTTTATagaaggtcaggacaggcagagtttggAAAAGCTGGGTAAAAAAGGCATAGAATCAAGTAGTATACAGATACACCTTCACAGAATCACTAGAAAACGTATTGCTCAGGCATCCTCCAGTGGGAGAAAGTGCTTGTAATAACCCTGCAGGTGTCTGGACAGGTAGGGGCCAGGAAAGCTGGATGCAtaggctggccctttaagagggggGCCAAACATGCAGAGGAAACAGCCAGATGGATAGGGTGTCATGTGCCCTGCCAGCAAGTGGTAACTGTATTTCTAAAAACAGGAACTGTTAACACCACAGATCCTGGAAAGCAAACAGTTAATGGGCAAGAGAAAATAAGATAAACGGGTGCTATCCCAATGGGACTCTAAAATAGGAACGTTCCTACATAAATAGTGAGTGTAacgtcctgataaggacgtacTCACGCCGGAGCCTGGGGGGCTCTCTAACCCGGATACCTGGAAATAAAGATACAACAATCCAAGAGAACACACTCATCAAATAAGCAAAGAAAACCCAGAAGAAATTCTGAGGAACCACTGCACCCAGCCATGCTCTCCTTTACTGCCAGGAGACTGCTAGAACAATTGAAGAGCACAGAGCCCAAGGTGAGGGGGAAATAAGCTCCAACAGCCCCAGACCCCCCGGCCGCCCCCCACCACCAGTGCCAGACAGACACAAAAGCACTGAAGAACCAAAACACCAGCATAGTGGCTCACACCACCCCAGCAGAGGGGAGGCCAGGACACTCTACTATTACACCTCTTTTTAAGTCCTGAGTCCAGCTAAAATTTCTTGAGAAGAGTCAGAGTATTATATTCTCCAATGGCTCCCACGAC encodes:
- the LOC136602833 gene encoding zinc finger protein 300-like → MVQRSSGENLITINVPPGLYTTDTSCNPPNHEEPSDQSQMATTTVGQKVGKKFQCGECGKQFANSSNLYTHRRSHTGEKPYSCTECGKCFIYKSHLVIHERSHTGEKPYSCAECGKCFTTKAKVKDHERIHTGEKPFTCFKCGKGFIKKSVLVIHDRSHTGEKPYSCSYCQKSFIKKSHLVRHEKIHTGEKPYSCSECGKCFINKSELVTHDRSHTGEKPYSCSECGKCFASKSDLLKHERIHTGERTFICLECGNCFIKKSDLVIHEKSHTGEKPYSCAE